A single Xylanimonas cellulosilytica DSM 15894 DNA region contains:
- a CDS encoding M15 family metallopeptidase yields the protein MEQASTTSATRPALMTRRERREAEERAREAALRAGGRSGDTVVVGGITFHGPAPISPAVGNPVVGNPMHGNPALGNPALGNPAGSRQQSAVPAISTRPVVPRPEPAPSQARPAARPAPAPSPSRHDLRVPRQEGPAALAPPAPLPAPVVVSPPTPSPAPTPFPRVIAASEAGPAPAPALAPVAAAVPRELPSRAARAGREPRTEQAEAPRGRSWFPRVAVLGALAAATIAAPLAPGGPAAGNGGASPFDLDQASSGPSTLDVISARVTAPRVAQGIQAAPVLSRELTTASRSQDRDPLPGCDAGVTVSSSNGKLTDTELCGLPFAEGERLQARAAVALTALNEAYRDEFGVDLALVSSYRSLAQQYSVKASRGYLAARPGTSMHGLGLAIDLASSVTGSSAAYKWLVQNGAAYGWENPPWARRGGAGNYEPWHFEFRPGVEEISTWH from the coding sequence GTGGAGCAGGCGAGCACCACGTCGGCCACCCGTCCCGCCCTGATGACGCGACGTGAGCGCCGTGAGGCCGAGGAGCGGGCCCGCGAGGCGGCCCTGCGAGCCGGCGGGCGCTCCGGGGACACGGTCGTCGTCGGCGGCATCACGTTCCACGGTCCGGCCCCGATCAGCCCCGCGGTGGGCAACCCCGTGGTGGGCAACCCGATGCACGGGAACCCTGCGCTCGGGAACCCTGCGCTCGGGAACCCGGCCGGGTCCCGGCAGCAGTCGGCGGTCCCGGCCATCTCCACGCGTCCGGTCGTACCCCGGCCTGAGCCCGCGCCGTCGCAGGCACGTCCCGCAGCCCGACCGGCGCCCGCGCCCTCACCCTCACGTCACGACCTCCGGGTACCGCGCCAGGAGGGCCCCGCAGCCCTGGCACCGCCGGCGCCCCTGCCCGCTCCGGTCGTCGTGTCGCCGCCTACGCCGTCCCCCGCGCCCACGCCGTTCCCGCGCGTCATCGCGGCCAGCGAGGCCGGTCCCGCGCCGGCTCCCGCCCTTGCTCCCGTCGCTGCCGCCGTGCCGCGCGAGCTGCCGTCGCGGGCGGCACGGGCCGGGCGTGAGCCCCGCACGGAGCAGGCCGAGGCCCCGCGCGGCCGCTCCTGGTTCCCCCGGGTCGCCGTCCTCGGTGCGCTGGCCGCGGCGACGATCGCGGCGCCGCTGGCTCCGGGCGGCCCTGCCGCGGGCAACGGCGGCGCGTCACCGTTCGACCTCGACCAAGCGTCGTCGGGCCCGTCGACCCTCGACGTCATCAGTGCGCGGGTGACGGCGCCGCGGGTGGCTCAGGGCATCCAGGCGGCCCCCGTGCTGTCCCGTGAGCTCACGACGGCGTCGCGTTCCCAGGACCGGGACCCGCTGCCGGGCTGCGACGCGGGCGTGACGGTCTCCAGCAGCAACGGCAAGCTGACGGACACGGAGCTGTGCGGGCTGCCCTTTGCCGAGGGCGAGCGCCTCCAGGCGCGGGCAGCGGTGGCCCTGACGGCTCTCAACGAGGCCTACCGCGACGAGTTCGGCGTCGATCTCGCGCTGGTCTCCAGCTACCGCTCGCTGGCCCAGCAGTACTCGGTCAAGGCGTCGCGCGGCTATCTGGCAGCCCGGCCCGGCACCTCGATGCACGGCCTCGGCCTGGCCATCGACCTGGCGTCCTCCGTGACGGGCAGCTCGGCCGCCTACAAGTGGCTGGTGCAGAACGGCGCCGCGTACGGGTGGGAGAACCCGCCGTGGGCGCGCCGCGGCGGCGCGGGCAACTACGAGCCGTGGCACTTCGAGTTCCGGCCCGGGGTCGAGGAAATCTCGACCTGGCACTGA
- a CDS encoding hemolysin family protein, translating to MSTPVAIVLGVLLLAGNAFFVGAEFAIISARRSAIEPRAAAGERRAQTVLWAMEHVSLMLAAAQLGVTVCSTGLGIVAEPAVAALLEGPFHAIGVPDALVHPIAFVIALAVVVYLHVVLGEMVPKNLAVAGPERAVLWFGPPLVMVARVMRPVIATLNWVANHAVRLAGVEPRDEVPSAFTAQEVQSIVEHSQAEGLLVDAQGLLGSAIEFSARTAVDVMVPVESLVTVSGRVTPDDVEHLVARTGFSRFPVVDGERADTAPTPDVPTPVAPIPDVVGYLHLKDVLYATGDDRHRAVPGFRVRALASVRPHDEVEEVLRAMQRTGAHLARVEGPAGVVGVVFLEDILEELVGEVRDAMQRRLPRA from the coding sequence GTGAGCACCCCCGTCGCCATCGTCCTCGGCGTGCTGCTGCTCGCCGGGAACGCGTTCTTCGTGGGCGCGGAGTTCGCCATCATCTCGGCGCGTCGCTCGGCCATCGAGCCGCGTGCCGCCGCGGGGGAGCGCCGCGCCCAGACGGTGCTGTGGGCGATGGAGCACGTCTCCCTCATGCTCGCCGCGGCCCAGCTCGGCGTCACCGTGTGCTCCACGGGCCTCGGCATCGTCGCCGAGCCCGCCGTGGCGGCACTGCTGGAGGGACCGTTCCACGCCATCGGCGTCCCCGACGCGCTGGTGCACCCGATCGCGTTCGTGATCGCGCTCGCCGTCGTCGTCTACCTGCACGTGGTGCTGGGCGAGATGGTGCCCAAGAACCTCGCGGTCGCCGGGCCCGAGCGGGCCGTGCTGTGGTTCGGGCCGCCGCTGGTGATGGTGGCCCGCGTGATGCGGCCCGTCATCGCGACCCTCAACTGGGTGGCCAACCACGCCGTGCGCCTGGCCGGGGTGGAGCCGCGCGACGAGGTGCCCTCCGCGTTCACCGCGCAGGAGGTGCAGTCGATCGTCGAGCACTCGCAGGCCGAGGGCCTGCTCGTCGACGCGCAGGGCCTGCTCGGGTCCGCGATCGAGTTCTCCGCACGCACCGCCGTGGACGTCATGGTGCCCGTGGAGAGCCTGGTCACCGTGTCCGGCAGGGTCACGCCCGACGACGTGGAGCACCTCGTCGCGCGCACCGGCTTCTCGCGCTTCCCCGTCGTCGACGGCGAACGGGCCGACACCGCGCCGACCCCCGACGTCCCGACCCCTGTCGCCCCGATCCCTGACGTCGTCGGGTACCTGCACCTCAAGGACGTGCTCTACGCGACCGGGGACGACCGGCACCGGGCCGTCCCCGGGTTCCGGGTGCGCGCGCTCGCCTCCGTGCGGCCGCACGACGAGGTCGAGGAGGTGCTGCGCGCGATGCAGCGCACCGGCGCGCACCTGGCCCGCGTCGAGGGGCCGGCCGGCGTCGTCGGCGTCGTGTTCCTCGAGGACATCCTCGAGGAGCTCGTCGGCGAGGTGCGGGACGCGATGCAGCGGCGCCTGCCGCGGGCCTGA
- a CDS encoding hemolysin family protein: protein MTGEWLMLALGVLLTAGTALFVAGEFALVTLDPATVGERPGWRDRSVRAGLKHLSIELSSAQVGVTITTILLGYTAQPALLTLFSDGLRSTPVGPALAAVLAAVLALVVINVFSMVVGELIPKNFALSAPYATARQVVPLLRVFTSLARPLVLLLNRSADGLLRRVGVEPREELSGARSAPELLSLVKRSAQEGTLEASVAMLLTNSIELDALSARDVMTDRLRMSVVGREDSADQIIALARRTGHSRFPVIGADRDDVVGIVHLRRAVGVPFERRSEVPVAALMGDAPRVPETVRLGPLLVELRSFGLQMAVVVDEYGGTSGIVTLEDVVEELVGDVADEHDPRRAGAVRAADGSWVVPGVMRPDELEEATGIVVPEGPAYETLGGLVMSRLGRVPQAGDAVDVTERGRTVRLRVESMTGRRAERVRVRTLDPRDDAEGAR, encoded by the coding sequence ATGACAGGCGAGTGGCTCATGCTCGCGCTCGGCGTTCTCCTCACCGCCGGCACCGCGCTCTTCGTCGCCGGCGAGTTCGCGCTCGTGACGCTCGACCCCGCCACGGTCGGCGAACGCCCCGGCTGGCGCGACCGCTCCGTGCGGGCCGGGCTCAAGCACCTCTCGATCGAGCTCAGCTCCGCCCAGGTGGGCGTCACGATCACCACCATCCTGCTCGGCTACACCGCCCAGCCCGCGCTGCTCACCCTGTTCTCCGACGGGCTGCGGTCGACCCCCGTCGGCCCGGCGCTCGCCGCCGTGCTGGCCGCGGTGCTCGCCCTGGTGGTCATCAACGTGTTCTCGATGGTGGTCGGCGAGCTCATCCCCAAGAACTTCGCGCTCTCCGCGCCGTACGCGACCGCCCGCCAGGTGGTGCCGCTGCTGCGCGTGTTCACGAGCCTGGCCAGGCCGCTCGTCCTGCTGCTCAACCGCTCCGCCGACGGCCTGCTGCGGCGGGTGGGCGTCGAGCCGCGCGAGGAGCTCTCGGGCGCCCGCTCCGCCCCCGAGCTGCTGTCGCTGGTCAAGCGGTCCGCGCAGGAGGGCACGCTCGAGGCCTCCGTCGCGATGCTGCTGACCAACTCGATCGAGCTCGACGCCCTGTCGGCCCGCGACGTCATGACCGACCGCCTGCGCATGTCCGTCGTCGGCCGCGAGGACAGCGCCGACCAGATCATCGCGCTGGCCCGCCGCACCGGGCACTCGCGGTTCCCCGTCATCGGCGCGGACCGGGACGACGTCGTCGGCATCGTGCACCTGCGCCGCGCCGTCGGCGTGCCGTTCGAGCGGCGGTCCGAGGTGCCGGTCGCGGCCCTCATGGGTGACGCCCCGCGCGTGCCCGAGACCGTGCGGCTCGGCCCGCTGCTGGTCGAGCTGCGCTCGTTCGGGCTGCAGATGGCCGTCGTCGTCGACGAGTACGGCGGCACCTCCGGCATCGTCACGCTGGAGGACGTCGTCGAGGAGCTGGTGGGCGACGTCGCCGACGAGCACGACCCGCGGCGCGCCGGAGCGGTGCGCGCCGCCGACGGCTCGTGGGTGGTGCCGGGCGTCATGCGGCCCGACGAGCTCGAGGAGGCCACCGGGATCGTGGTGCCCGAGGGGCCCGCGTACGAGACGCTGGGCGGCCTGGTGATGTCCCGCCTGGGGCGGGTGCCGCAGGCGGGCGACGCCGTCGACGTGACCGAGCGTGGCCGCACGGTGCGGCTGCGCGTCGAGTCGATGACCGGGCGGCGGGCCGAGCGCGTGCGCGTGCGGACCCTGGACCCGCGTGACGACGCCGAGGGGGCGCGGTGA
- a CDS encoding response regulator transcription factor: protein MAPEVTPLNSPNPPAATILVVEDEPAIATAVAQRLTAEGWRVEVARDGLSAVDAAARLRPDAVVLDVMLPGIDGLEVTRRIQADHPTPILMLTARDDETDMLVGLGVGADDYMTKPFSMRELVARVKALLRRVERAQQAVVTSPADPPLVMGDVTIDRAQRRVHRAGEEVHLTPTEFELLVMLASSPKTVLTRERLLAEVWDWADASGTRTVDSHIKALRRKLGPDLIRTVHGVGYAFEPPAS from the coding sequence ATGGCACCCGAGGTCACCCCGCTGAACTCCCCGAACCCGCCGGCGGCCACGATCCTGGTCGTCGAGGACGAGCCCGCGATCGCCACCGCCGTCGCCCAGCGGCTGACGGCCGAGGGCTGGCGGGTCGAGGTCGCACGCGACGGGCTGTCCGCCGTCGACGCCGCGGCCCGGCTGCGGCCCGACGCCGTCGTGCTGGACGTCATGCTGCCCGGCATCGACGGGCTCGAGGTCACCCGCCGCATCCAGGCGGACCATCCCACGCCGATCCTCATGCTCACGGCGCGCGACGACGAGACCGACATGCTCGTGGGGCTCGGCGTCGGCGCCGACGACTACATGACCAAGCCGTTCTCGATGCGCGAGCTGGTCGCGCGCGTCAAGGCGCTGCTGCGGCGTGTGGAGCGGGCGCAGCAGGCCGTCGTCACGTCGCCCGCGGACCCGCCGCTGGTGATGGGCGACGTGACGATCGACCGCGCGCAGCGCCGCGTGCACCGCGCCGGCGAGGAGGTGCACCTGACGCCGACGGAGTTCGAGCTGCTGGTGATGCTGGCCTCCTCCCCCAAGACGGTGCTGACCCGCGAGCGGCTGCTCGCCGAGGTGTGGGACTGGGCGGACGCGTCGGGCACCCGGACGGTCGACTCGCACATCAAGGCGCTGCGCCGCAAGCTCGGGCCGGATCTGATCCGTACGGTGCACGGCGTCGGTTACGCGTTCGAACCGCCGGCTTCCTGA